Proteins encoded within one genomic window of Formosa agariphila KMM 3901:
- the topA gene encoding type I DNA topoisomerase — MAKNLVIVESPAKAKTIEKFLGKDYKVESSFGHIADLPSKELGVDVEGDFSPKYEVSSDKKAVVKKLRDLSKKAEMVWLASDEDREGEAIAWHLAETLKLDKAKTKRIVFHEITKTAIQKAIENPRGIDYNLVDAQQARRVLDRIVGYELSPVLWRKVKGGLSAGRVQSVSVRLIVEREREIQEFNAEASYRIDAEFSNEAGQTFKAKLPKTFATKEEAFKFLESNASADFKVKDLEKKPAKKSPAAPFTTSTLQQEAARKLYFSVSKTMTMAQRLYEAGLITYMRTDSVNLSDEARKGAKAEIENAYGTKYAKERNYKGKAKGAQEAHEAIRPTDFALHSVDIDRDQARLYELIWKRAIASQMSEALLERTNVKISASTHKEIFSANGEVITFDGFLKVYLEGNDDEDSEQEGMLPAMKVNETLLNEFITATERYTRPPYRYTEASLVKKLEELGIGRPSTYAPTISTIQNRNYVEKGTIEGVEREYTQITLKAGQVKDKLLTEKVGSDKGKLVPTDIGMIVTDFLVNHFESILDYNFTAKVEEDFDDIAEGKENWTKMMKEFYTKFHPHVKDVQENADRESGERILGTDPKTGRQVSVRLGKFGPMAQIGAAEEEDKIFASLSPDQQLNTITFEDALDLFKLPKDLGTYEGLPVVVNNGRFGPYVKFGEAYVSLPKGIDALSVELDDAIVLIKEKQEADAPIYMYDGLPVQKGKGRFGPFIKWNNMFINVNKKYDWDNLSDDDIVTLIKEKIQKEIDKVVHNWEEEGIRVEKARWGRHNVIQGKIKVELDKTVDATKITLEKAMALIEAKKPKRKTAAKKKAPAKKATAKKTTAKKATTAKKK; from the coding sequence ATGGCGAAGAATTTAGTAATAGTGGAGTCACCTGCAAAGGCGAAAACGATCGAGAAATTTTTAGGTAAAGATTATAAAGTAGAGTCTAGTTTTGGGCATATTGCCGATTTACCATCTAAGGAATTAGGTGTAGATGTAGAAGGTGATTTTAGTCCGAAATACGAAGTCTCCTCCGATAAAAAAGCAGTTGTTAAAAAGCTTAGAGATTTATCTAAGAAAGCCGAAATGGTTTGGCTAGCAAGTGATGAGGATCGCGAGGGTGAGGCTATTGCTTGGCATTTAGCCGAGACTTTAAAATTAGATAAAGCCAAAACAAAACGTATTGTATTTCACGAGATTACTAAAACAGCTATTCAAAAAGCAATTGAAAATCCGCGTGGTATAGATTATAATTTAGTCGATGCGCAACAAGCACGTCGCGTATTAGATAGAATTGTAGGTTACGAATTATCTCCAGTTTTATGGCGTAAAGTAAAAGGTGGTTTATCTGCCGGTCGTGTACAGTCGGTTTCTGTGAGATTAATTGTAGAACGTGAACGCGAAATTCAAGAATTTAATGCCGAAGCCTCTTATAGAATAGATGCCGAATTTTCTAATGAAGCCGGACAAACTTTTAAAGCGAAGTTGCCTAAAACCTTTGCTACAAAAGAAGAAGCTTTTAAATTTTTAGAAAGCAATGCTTCAGCAGATTTCAAAGTTAAAGATTTAGAGAAAAAACCAGCTAAAAAATCGCCTGCTGCACCTTTTACAACATCAACACTTCAACAAGAAGCAGCACGTAAATTATATTTTTCAGTAAGTAAAACCATGACTATGGCACAACGTTTATACGAAGCCGGTCTTATTACTTATATGAGAACAGATAGTGTAAATTTATCCGACGAAGCAAGAAAAGGAGCGAAAGCCGAAATTGAAAATGCCTACGGAACCAAGTACGCTAAAGAACGTAACTATAAAGGAAAAGCAAAAGGGGCACAAGAAGCTCACGAAGCTATTCGTCCTACAGATTTTGCTTTACATTCTGTAGATATTGATCGTGATCAAGCCCGTTTATACGAACTGATTTGGAAACGTGCTATCGCATCGCAAATGAGTGAAGCGTTATTAGAACGTACCAATGTTAAAATATCGGCTTCAACACATAAAGAAATTTTTTCAGCAAATGGAGAAGTTATTACTTTCGATGGATTTTTAAAGGTCTATTTAGAAGGTAACGACGACGAAGATTCTGAACAAGAAGGAATGTTACCTGCTATGAAGGTTAACGAAACCCTTTTAAACGAGTTTATTACAGCTACCGAACGCTATACAAGACCACCTTATAGATATACAGAAGCTTCTTTAGTAAAGAAATTAGAGGAACTAGGTATTGGTCGTCCGTCTACGTATGCACCAACTATTTCAACAATTCAGAATAGAAATTATGTTGAAAAAGGAACAATTGAAGGTGTAGAGCGCGAGTATACTCAAATCACTTTAAAAGCAGGACAAGTAAAAGATAAGTTACTTACAGAAAAAGTAGGGTCAGATAAAGGAAAGTTAGTTCCAACAGATATTGGAATGATTGTAACCGACTTTTTAGTGAACCATTTTGAAAGTATTTTAGATTATAACTTTACAGCAAAAGTTGAAGAAGATTTCGATGATATTGCTGAAGGCAAAGAGAATTGGACTAAAATGATGAAGGAATTTTATACAAAATTTCATCCTCATGTAAAAGATGTTCAAGAAAATGCCGATCGCGAATCTGGAGAACGTATTTTAGGTACCGATCCTAAAACGGGACGTCAAGTTAGTGTGCGTTTAGGGAAATTCGGACCAATGGCTCAAATAGGAGCTGCCGAAGAAGAAGATAAAATATTTGCAAGTTTATCTCCAGACCAACAATTAAACACCATTACGTTTGAAGATGCATTAGATCTATTTAAACTTCCTAAAGATTTAGGGACTTACGAAGGTCTTCCTGTTGTTGTTAATAACGGACGTTTTGGACCATACGTTAAATTTGGAGAGGCTTATGTGTCTTTACCAAAAGGAATAGATGCTTTAAGTGTAGAGTTAGACGATGCTATTGTTTTAATTAAAGAGAAACAAGAAGCAGATGCTCCTATATATATGTACGACGGTTTGCCTGTACAAAAAGGTAAAGGCCGTTTCGGACCATTTATTAAATGGAACAATATGTTTATTAATGTGAATAAAAAATATGATTGGGATAATTTGTCCGACGATGATATTGTAACATTAATAAAAGAAAAAATTCAGAAAGAGATTGATAAAGTCGTTCACAACTGGGAAGAAGAAGGAATTCGTGTAGAGAAAGCACGTTGGGGAAGACACAATGTAATTCAAGGAAAAATTAAAGTTGAATTAGACAAAACTGTAGACGCTACTAAAATCACCTTAGAGAAAGCCATGGCTTTAATCGAGGCGAAAAAGCCAAAGCGTAAAACTGCTGCTAAAAAGAAAGCACCAGCAAAAAAGGCGACTGCAAAGAAAACTACAGCCAAAAAGGCAACCACTGCTAAAAAGAAATAA
- a CDS encoding formimidoylglutamase, protein MPDLNFLAPVPEVVLAHNELLSPQAFGQKLKIHSKQSGMPDLQGVDIAIVGVLENRNDSNYIGEDFNLNEIRSALYKLFPGSWSTSIADLGDIYKGETVEDTYFALKETVSELVKLKIIPVVLGGSQDLTYPMYRAFDSLIPMVNIVNVDSKFDLGDLTQPIKSDSFVGKIVLEEPYNLFNYATIGYQTYFNSQEQIDLMETLYFEAYRLGQVSNDITLVEPVMRDANIVSVDLGAMKASEVSLSQKVSPNGLDGKEICAITRYAGISNKVSALGIFEYKSSQDDEITSVLISQMIWYFIEGVNNRVDDSDFKDEHIYQKFITLVDSQELVFYKSIKTGRWWIEIPFLNEINNKLKRHTLLPCMHQDYLDACNNQVPERWFKAYQKNCV, encoded by the coding sequence ATGCCCGACCTTAATTTTCTGGCTCCAGTACCCGAAGTTGTTTTGGCTCATAACGAGTTATTGTCGCCACAAGCCTTCGGACAAAAATTAAAAATACATTCTAAACAAAGCGGTATGCCAGACCTTCAGGGTGTGGATATCGCCATTGTTGGTGTTTTAGAAAATCGAAACGATAGTAACTATATCGGAGAAGATTTCAACTTAAACGAAATTCGTAGCGCTTTATATAAACTATTTCCAGGAAGCTGGAGTACGAGTATCGCCGATTTAGGAGATATATATAAAGGAGAAACTGTAGAGGATACATACTTTGCATTAAAAGAAACAGTTTCAGAATTAGTAAAATTAAAAATTATTCCAGTGGTTCTTGGCGGAAGTCAGGATCTTACTTATCCCATGTATCGTGCATTCGATAGTCTTATTCCAATGGTTAATATTGTGAATGTAGATAGTAAATTCGATTTAGGAGATTTAACCCAACCTATTAAAAGTGATAGTTTTGTGGGGAAGATTGTTCTAGAAGAGCCTTATAATCTCTTTAATTACGCTACCATAGGGTATCAAACCTATTTTAATTCGCAAGAACAGATAGATTTGATGGAAACATTATACTTTGAGGCTTATCGATTAGGACAAGTGTCTAACGATATTACTCTAGTAGAGCCGGTTATGCGAGACGCTAATATAGTCTCTGTAGATTTAGGTGCCATGAAAGCTTCAGAAGTCAGTTTAAGCCAAAAAGTCTCTCCCAACGGTTTAGATGGAAAAGAAATATGTGCCATAACACGTTACGCAGGAATAAGTAATAAAGTAAGTGCTTTAGGGATTTTTGAATATAAAAGCTCCCAAGACGATGAAATTACTTCTGTTTTAATCTCCCAAATGATTTGGTACTTTATAGAAGGTGTTAATAATAGAGTAGATGATAGCGACTTTAAAGACGAACATATCTATCAAAAATTTATAACTCTAGTTGATTCTCAGGAACTTGTTTTTTATAAAAGTATAAAAACAGGACGTTGGTGGATCGAGATTCCTTTTTTAAATGAAATCAATAATAAATTAAAAAGACATACGTTATTACCATGTATGCATCAAGATTATTTGGATGCCTGTAACAATCAAGTTCCTGAAAGATGGTTTAAGGCATATCAGAAAAATTGCGTTTAA
- the porK gene encoding T9SS ring complex lipoprotein PorK/GldK — protein sequence MKKILLLTIVVTVLFSCGSSDRGELTGVRGKKWHPEKPYGMALVPGGSFIMGKADDDLASIQDAPSKTVTVRAFYMDETEITNSEYRQFVNWVRDSIIRTKLAVLADEVGITPEDGGIGEYAFTDADTASMTVYEKYMLDNYSGMGPTGHEGRKLNKNVDLIYEESEYPDEYYAEVMDTMHIPLEESYNGQRTWDVNKFKFQFSYLDIQKAAKDRTLKRSDVVMQEEIMVYPDTTAWIRDFAYSYNEPMHNDYFWHDAYGEYPVVGVSWKQANAFCQWRTLYKNSYQKDKNRQLVNSFRLPSEAEWEYAARGGLQAATFPWGGPYAKDDRGCFLANFKPLRGDYAADEALYTVEAKSYEPNDYNLYNMAGNVAEWVYSSYDPASYEYSSTINPSVNDNENQRKVVRGGSWKDVAYFLQVSSRDYEYADSARSYIGFRTVQDYMGTDITRGGK from the coding sequence ATGAAAAAAATACTATTATTAACAATTGTGGTAACGGTCTTGTTTAGTTGTGGTTCAAGCGACAGAGGAGAACTTACCGGAGTGAGAGGAAAAAAATGGCACCCAGAAAAGCCATACGGAATGGCATTAGTTCCTGGTGGGTCTTTTATTATGGGTAAAGCTGATGACGATTTAGCGAGTATTCAAGACGCACCGTCTAAAACAGTTACTGTTCGTGCATTCTATATGGACGAAACAGAAATTACAAACAGCGAGTACAGACAGTTTGTAAATTGGGTACGTGATTCTATTATTAGAACAAAATTAGCAGTATTAGCTGATGAAGTTGGAATTACACCTGAAGATGGAGGTATTGGTGAGTATGCATTTACAGATGCAGATACTGCTAGTATGACCGTTTACGAAAAGTATATGCTAGATAATTATAGCGGAATGGGACCAACAGGGCACGAAGGCCGTAAATTAAATAAGAACGTAGATCTTATTTATGAAGAGTCTGAATACCCAGATGAATATTACGCTGAAGTGATGGACACTATGCATATTCCATTAGAGGAGTCTTATAATGGACAACGTACTTGGGATGTAAATAAATTCAAGTTCCAATTCTCTTACCTAGACATTCAAAAAGCCGCTAAAGACAGAACTTTAAAGCGTAGCGATGTTGTAATGCAAGAAGAAATTATGGTATATCCAGATACAACAGCTTGGATTAGAGATTTTGCATACTCTTATAATGAGCCAATGCATAACGATTATTTCTGGCATGATGCTTATGGAGAATACCCAGTAGTAGGTGTAAGTTGGAAACAAGCAAATGCATTTTGCCAATGGAGAACTTTATACAAAAATTCATATCAAAAAGATAAAAACAGACAACTTGTAAACTCATTCAGATTACCATCTGAAGCAGAGTGGGAGTATGCTGCCCGTGGTGGTTTACAAGCTGCAACATTCCCTTGGGGAGGACCTTATGCTAAAGACGATAGAGGTTGTTTCTTAGCAAACTTTAAACCTTTAAGAGGAGATTACGCAGCAGATGAAGCTTTATATACTGTAGAGGCTAAGTCTTACGAACCTAACGATTACAACTTATATAACATGGCTGGAAATGTAGCAGAATGGGTATATTCTTCTTACGATCCTGCCTCTTACGAGTATTCTTCAACTATTAACCCAAGTGTTAACGATAACGAAAACCAACGTAAAGTAGTTAGAGGTGGTTCTTGGAAAGATGTTGCATATTTCTTACAAGTAAGTTCAAGAGATTACGAGTATGCCGATTCAGCAAGAAGCTACATTGGTTTTAGAACTGTTCAAGATTACATGGGAACAGACATTACTCGTGGTGGAAAATAA
- the porL gene encoding type IX secretion system motor protein PorL/GldL, giving the protein MAQSKAFKKFINMSYGLGASVVIIGALFKITHFELGPLTGNVMLTIGLVAEAIIFAISAFEPVDNELDWSLVYPELAGGVATVKGKKEEPKDADGLLSKKLDNLLKDAKIDAQLMSSLGASIKNFEGAAKGIGPAVDSIASTKKYGEEMSIAAAQMESLNSLYKVQLESASRQASINKESVENAQKLKEQMESLASNLSSLNGVYGGMLTAMNKK; this is encoded by the coding sequence ATGGCACAATCAAAAGCATTCAAGAAATTTATTAATATGTCCTATGGTTTAGGAGCATCAGTAGTAATTATCGGAGCATTATTTAAAATTACACATTTTGAATTAGGTCCTTTAACTGGTAACGTGATGTTAACCATTGGTCTTGTAGCGGAAGCAATTATTTTCGCAATATCTGCATTCGAACCTGTAGACAACGAGTTAGATTGGTCTTTAGTATACCCAGAATTAGCTGGTGGTGTAGCAACTGTTAAAGGTAAAAAAGAAGAACCTAAAGATGCAGATGGTTTATTATCTAAGAAATTAGACAACTTATTAAAAGACGCTAAAATTGATGCTCAATTAATGTCAAGTTTAGGTGCTAGTATTAAAAACTTCGAAGGAGCAGCAAAAGGGATTGGCCCAGCTGTAGATTCTATTGCTTCTACAAAAAAATACGGTGAAGAAATGTCTATTGCCGCTGCACAAATGGAGTCTTTAAATAGCCTTTACAAAGTACAGTTAGAGAGCGCAAGCCGTCAAGCTTCAATCAACAAGGAATCTGTTGAAAATGCTCAAAAATTAAAAGAACAAATGGAATCTTTAGCATCTAACTTATCATCTTTAAATGGTGTATACGGTGGAATGCTTACTGCAATGAATAAAAAATAA
- the porM gene encoding type IX secretion system motor protein PorM/GldM, which produces MAGGNLSARQKMINLMYLIFIAMLALNMSKEVLSAFGLMNEKLVDSNQAATSRNQALLTSLAVKAEEQPEKFKPLKDKATQLGVLADDFNSYLEGLKGKMLEKSEDPTDYETMDKADFLDNYFFKGDGYKEGGEEFLNEITTFREGVVALLKSDPKLAPAAESVEKEFSTAPVTNRDGKEVAWLDYNYQGFPLVASLTKITQLQSDVKTTASDVLNRMLSGSLAAEASMTNYTTLLETTKSAYFNGETFDGNIVLGRKDGSTKPNKVELTLDGRPLTTDQYTVEDGKVKLKFGTGSAGEHVIEGKLTFLQDGESVEVPVKSTFATIPMPNAATISADKMNVVYRGVANPMTISFAGIADNKVNASAPGLKKGSGVGKYVMNPGSGREVTINVTGTLPDGKPVSDKATFRIKDIPSPTGTIRGEDGNVSMQRNSLEIATIGAKLDDFDFDLPLSVTSFKIKIPGQPTITVGGTKLNSKAAAALRKARRGDAVTIFDIKAQISGNSSYKLKKVSPILIELSN; this is translated from the coding sequence ATGGCAGGAGGAAATTTATCTGCAAGGCAGAAAATGATAAACTTGATGTATTTAATCTTCATTGCGATGTTAGCTTTGAATATGTCAAAAGAGGTGCTTTCAGCATTTGGATTAATGAACGAAAAATTAGTAGACTCTAATCAAGCAGCTACTAGTAGAAACCAAGCATTACTGACTAGTTTAGCAGTAAAGGCCGAAGAACAACCTGAAAAATTTAAACCGTTAAAAGATAAAGCAACTCAATTAGGTGTTTTAGCAGATGATTTTAACTCATACTTAGAAGGTTTAAAAGGGAAAATGCTAGAAAAATCTGAAGATCCTACAGATTACGAAACTATGGATAAAGCAGATTTCTTAGATAATTATTTCTTTAAAGGAGATGGTTATAAAGAAGGTGGAGAAGAATTTTTAAACGAAATTACTACCTTTAGAGAAGGTGTAGTAGCGTTATTAAAATCTGATCCAAAATTAGCTCCAGCAGCAGAAAGTGTAGAAAAAGAATTTAGTACAGCTCCTGTTACAAACAGAGATGGGAAAGAAGTTGCATGGTTAGATTATAACTACCAAGGATTTCCTTTAGTTGCTTCTTTAACTAAAATTACTCAATTACAATCAGATGTTAAGACAACTGCTTCAGATGTGTTAAACAGAATGTTATCTGGGTCTTTAGCTGCAGAAGCGTCTATGACAAACTATACAACGTTATTAGAAACTACAAAATCAGCATACTTTAATGGTGAAACTTTTGATGGTAACATTGTATTAGGACGTAAAGATGGATCTACTAAACCAAACAAAGTTGAATTAACTTTAGATGGAAGACCATTAACAACAGATCAGTATACTGTAGAAGATGGTAAAGTAAAATTAAAATTTGGTACAGGAAGTGCTGGAGAACATGTTATTGAAGGGAAATTAACATTCTTACAAGATGGTGAGTCTGTAGAAGTTCCTGTAAAATCTACATTCGCTACAATTCCAATGCCAAATGCAGCTACTATTTCAGCAGATAAAATGAATGTAGTTTATCGTGGTGTTGCTAACCCAATGACTATTTCTTTCGCAGGTATTGCAGACAATAAAGTTAATGCAAGCGCACCTGGTTTAAAGAAAGGTTCTGGAGTTGGTAAATATGTAATGAATCCAGGTTCTGGAAGAGAAGTTACTATTAACGTAACAGGTACTTTACCTGACGGTAAACCAGTATCTGATAAAGCAACATTCAGAATTAAAGATATTCCAAGTCCAACAGGAACAATTCGTGGAGAAGATGGCAATGTTTCTATGCAACGTAACAGTTTAGAAATTGCTACTATTGGTGCGAAGTTAGACGATTTCGATTTCGATTTACCTTTAAGTGTAACATCGTTTAAAATTAAAATCCCTGGACAACCAACTATTACAGTAGGAGGAACTAAACTTAATAGTAAAGCTGCAGCTGCTTTACGTAAAGCAAGACGTGGTGATGCTGTAACAATTTTCGATATTAAAGCTCAAATTAGCGGAAATTCATCGTACAAATTGAAAAAAGTATCTCCAATTTTAATCGAGCTTTCTAACTAA
- the porN gene encoding type IX secretion system ring subunit PorN/GldN has product MNYKSFLLTLSFILVASASFAQANILNAKSPDEIGERTDAQKALDNDKPLEYGYVDDRDLLFSKMVWEKVVLDERVNFPLYYPVDTNNIGSNRRSLYDVLLRSIKKGEIKNIYDDSYFTTKRTLGDIQDALALVDTTDIGFEQYNAEGTVDAQYIRKREISAYDITEYWIKGLWYFDKRQSELKYRLLGIAPVAPDVNFIDSDTPELIPLFWVFYPDARQVLHEAKAFNGSNSAVPFSFDHILNSRRFNGYIFKEENVFGDRKVEEYIADNALMQLLESDRIKENIRNFELDMWSY; this is encoded by the coding sequence ATGAATTATAAAAGTTTTTTATTAACCCTAAGTTTCATCTTGGTTGCTTCTGCTTCTTTCGCTCAAGCAAACATATTAAATGCAAAAAGTCCTGATGAAATTGGAGAGAGAACTGATGCTCAAAAAGCATTAGATAATGATAAACCATTAGAATATGGTTATGTAGACGATCGTGACTTATTGTTTTCTAAGATGGTTTGGGAAAAAGTTGTGTTAGACGAGCGTGTAAACTTTCCGTTATATTATCCAGTAGATACTAATAACATTGGTAGTAACAGACGTTCGCTTTATGATGTGCTTTTAAGAAGTATTAAAAAAGGTGAAATCAAAAATATTTACGACGATTCTTATTTTACAACAAAAAGAACCTTAGGAGATATTCAAGATGCCTTAGCTCTAGTAGATACAACAGATATTGGTTTCGAGCAATATAATGCTGAAGGTACTGTTGATGCACAATACATTAGAAAAAGAGAAATCTCTGCCTACGATATTACTGAATATTGGATTAAAGGATTATGGTATTTCGATAAGCGTCAGTCTGAGTTAAAATACCGTTTATTAGGTATTGCTCCGGTAGCTCCAGATGTTAACTTCATCGATTCAGATACTCCAGAATTAATTCCATTATTTTGGGTATTCTATCCAGATGCACGTCAGGTGTTACATGAAGCTAAAGCCTTTAATGGTAGTAATAGCGCCGTGCCATTTTCTTTCGATCATATCTTAAACTCTAGACGTTTTAATGGATATATCTTTAAAGAAGAGAATGTATTTGGAGATCGTAAGGTTGAAGAATATATCGCTGATAATGCTTTAATGCAATTATTAGAATCTGATAGAATTAAAGAAAATATTAGAAACTTTGAATTAGATATGTGGTCTTACTAA
- a CDS encoding NAD(P)/FAD-dependent oxidoreductase, translating to MKEVDYLIVGCGFAGVSFIEEAKANNKSVLVFDDQSQRSSTVAGGMYNPVVLKRFTAVWKSQEQLDLALPFYKNLEAKLGVNLDYKLPVYRRFVSSEEQNNWFAASDKPNVGEFISTKLIKNTNQAIAADFGYGEVLQTGRIDSALLMSSYRAYLKLNDELNESSFQYNDLEATDTGYIYHDVKAKHVVFAEGFGLKQNPFFNYLPLHGSKGELLIIHAPELKMEYLLKSSVFVMPLGDDLYKVGATYEREDKTNAITEAGKNQLLTKLKTFLNCDFTIVDQVAGIRPTVKDRRPLVGEHPKHKNMYILNGLGSRGVIIGPYVSKALFNSIENNGDLDPVIDIKRYQDA from the coding sequence ATGAAAGAAGTAGATTATTTAATTGTAGGATGTGGGTTTGCAGGCGTGTCTTTTATAGAAGAAGCAAAAGCTAATAATAAATCGGTTTTGGTTTTCGATGATCAATCGCAACGATCGTCAACTGTAGCTGGAGGTATGTATAATCCTGTTGTTTTAAAACGATTTACTGCAGTTTGGAAAAGTCAGGAGCAATTAGACTTAGCATTGCCATTTTACAAAAATCTAGAGGCTAAATTAGGTGTTAATTTAGATTATAAGCTTCCTGTTTATAGACGTTTTGTATCCTCAGAAGAACAAAACAATTGGTTCGCAGCTTCCGATAAACCTAATGTAGGCGAATTTATTTCTACTAAACTAATTAAGAATACAAACCAAGCCATTGCTGCCGATTTTGGTTATGGCGAAGTTTTACAAACAGGTCGAATAGATTCAGCTTTACTGATGTCGTCTTATAGAGCCTATTTAAAATTGAACGATGAGTTGAATGAAAGTAGCTTTCAGTATAACGATTTAGAAGCTACAGACACTGGATATATCTATCACGATGTTAAAGCTAAACATGTGGTTTTTGCTGAAGGTTTCGGACTAAAACAAAATCCGTTTTTTAATTATTTACCTTTACATGGCTCTAAAGGCGAATTACTTATAATCCATGCGCCTGAATTAAAAATGGAATACTTATTAAAATCTAGCGTATTTGTAATGCCATTGGGCGACGATTTATATAAAGTAGGTGCAACTTACGAAAGAGAAGATAAAACCAATGCCATTACTGAAGCGGGAAAAAATCAGTTATTAACTAAGTTAAAAACATTTTTAAACTGCGATTTTACTATTGTAGATCAGGTAGCAGGTATTCGTCCTACTGTAAAAGATAGAAGACCTTTGGTAGGAGAACATCCAAAACATAAAAATATGTACATATTAAATGGTTTAGGTTCACGCGGCGTTATAATAGGGCCTTACGTATCTAAGGCGCTATTTAATAGTATTGAAAATAATGGAGATTTGGATCCTGTTATAGATATTAAAAGATACCAAGACGCCTAA
- a CDS encoding DUF983 domain-containing protein has protein sequence MFSKGSKLYSIFTGACPKCHQESMYVNKNPYVLKDTLKMHEHCSHCNTKYKIEPSFFYGAMYVSYAVGIAFAVAAFVISHLFLGSGLITAFIAIVCTLIIFTPIIMRWSRNIWINMFMSYNKDLVKKQEH, from the coding sequence ATGTTTTCAAAAGGTTCGAAACTATATAGTATTTTCACTGGCGCTTGCCCTAAATGTCATCAAGAATCTATGTACGTGAATAAAAATCCGTATGTACTTAAGGACACTTTAAAAATGCACGAACATTGTTCGCATTGTAATACTAAATATAAAATAGAACCGTCTTTCTTTTATGGCGCAATGTACGTAAGTTATGCGGTAGGAATAGCTTTTGCGGTTGCAGCTTTTGTTATTAGCCATTTATTTTTAGGATCCGGACTTATAACAGCCTTTATTGCTATTGTATGTACACTAATTATTTTTACTCCTATAATTATGCGTTGGTCTCGAAATATTTGGATAAATATGTTTATGAGCTATAACAAAGACTTAGTAAAGAAACAAGAGCATTAG